From the Dama dama isolate Ldn47 chromosome 30, ASM3311817v1, whole genome shotgun sequence genome, the window TGACAGGGTACGTGCTCTGTgtatctgtgtccaaatttcccctgtCTTTATAAGGACACTGGTCATTAACCCATTATGATCTCATGTCAATTTGATTATACCTacagatacactggagaagggaatggcaacccactccagtatttttgccgggagaatcccatggacggaggagcctggtgggctatagtccacggggttacaaagagttggacacgactgagcgacttcactttcacagataCACTATTTCCAAACATGGTATATTCACAGGTACTGCACACTTAAGCATAtcttttggggggcggggggtggtagAAACAATATCACCCACAACAAAAGCAGAATTCTAAACGTAATCAGAAACTTCTACAAAAAGATCACATGGTTCAGATAGAGAATTTTGTGATCTGAACAAACACTACTGAGATCCTGGCCTTCAGAATTTCTCCTGATGATGACAGATGTTAGTTTAACCTTGTTTAGAATCATTCACATAAAATTTCAGCATTAATTGTTTTCTAAACAAAAGCATCTTCATTCAGAGTGAGTGAACATATGAATCTCTACCTTTAAGGCTTCTGTGGCCTTGCGAAGTTCCTTAATAACTGATGATAAAGCTTCTGGGTTAATTCCTTGTTCACAAAGCCGCACACATATAGACAGAGTTTCCATATCTAATCCAGTATTCAAAATTCTTGAAATCTCAAGTAGGActggaaaaaagacaagaaaatgttaagaataaaatcttgtaacattttaaaaatgcacatgaaTACTTCTGCTTTTAATTCATATAATAGTGCATAACGCCAAAGAACAGCACAGCATTCCTAGATTTGAAAACTGGCATGTAATACTGGAAAACCAGCATATAATACTGCCCTTACTTAGCTCTAGAAActtacaaataaatttataacCTCCCTCCACATAACTTTTCTATACCTTGGTTTATATTCTACTACTCATTTAGTATCTATCTAAAATTTACATATCATAGTCAAGATTATTCTGAACATTTTCCCACTTGTTAGCATTCTCTTACAATATAATTTAATCATTcatgtaatattccattttaaggAAATAACATACATTACTTAACTACTCTGCTATTTTGTTATGTGGGTCTCATGTTTCCCTGATGAAAATAATACTGTGAAAAATATCTGTACATAGGAACTTAATTTTATCAGAATAAGTTCCTAGAAGTGGAACTACTTAGTCAGTAATATATCATTTGGATTTTGATGTGAACTATATGAAAACGACACTTTATTTTGGGATGAATGGACAAATGAACAATACTAAGCCATCCTTCAATTTCAGTCTAAGTCCTTCTGAAAACTTTCATAATATTCATGATTTCTGTGATATGGGCCCGTTCCACTTTTTCATactttatattcattttcatctTGAGAAGTTCAATTCgtttaaaaaaacctttcttCCATTCCTCTATTTAACCTTCTGAACACATGAAATACTGTTCTAATGTTTTCCCTGCTAATCCTGACATCTCTATCAACTGTGGGTCAGTTTTAACAGATTAAAATTTATTATCATTGGTCAcattcttctgttttgcatacctAATAATTTCTGACTGGATGccagacattgtgaattttactgtgctgggtgtttgacagttttgtatttccatacatattCTCAAGCTTTGTAACGAGATACAGTTATCTAGAAACAGTTTGATCCTTTGGTGTCTTTTTGGGGTACTTTCCTTGCACACCGATCAATGCCTTGCTGAATACCTGAGGGAGAACATTCCATGGACCTCCAGAATTCTCTCTAGGTGCAGGTTTTTTCCTCTCAGGTACTCTTGTCTTAAAAACTCTGCCTGCCTTGGTCTCCCTGAACCCTAAACTCCTGCTCAACTCAAGGTGTCTGCTGGGTTTTGCCTGAGTTACTCTCATCCTGCCACTGCACTGCAGCCTTgaaggcaaaatcttaaaaaaaaaaaaaaaaaaaaaatctgatcttGTCACATTCCTGTTTTAAATGCAGTAGCTTCCCAGAGTTCTCACATCTTCAGTAGGGCCTTAGTATATTCTCATGTCTGCCTCATCTCATACTTCACAACCATTTATCCCCCTTAATTACACTGTCTTTACATGAGCCTTTCAGTCTCATTTACCAAGTTCTTCCCAGTGTAAGTTAAGACCTGGGGAGAAGGAGTCCAGATAAGTTATTGCAATTATGGAGAGACTGGTAGGTGGCATGGACAGGAGAGATTAATACAAATGGTCAAATCTGAGatgagtgaagaactgaagaagcTTAGTGAAGGAGGGAAGTAGGGGAGGCCTCACATTAGTGAGTAAGGGGATTGATGGCGGGAGCATGGGCTATATGTTTGCTTCACTGACACTGCCTTGCACACTGTGGACTCTCTTCGCTCCTTTTGCTAGTTTACAACTTGATACAAGTCAACTGTGGattgaaaatatttgggaaaaaaaattccagaaagttcgcaaaagcaaaacttgagttTGGCGTGTATGTGCAGGCAACCATTAAGGTAGCATTCACATTTATTAGGAATTATAAATAACcaaaagatgatttaaagtacacaagaggatgctgctgctgttcagtcacccagttgtgtccgactctctgtgacaccatggaccgcagcctgccaggctcctgtccacgggatttcctaagCAAAAATAGTGGAGCAggctaccatttctttctccaggtgatcttcccaacccagggatcaaacccaagtctccggcttggcaggcagattctttaccactgagtcactggggaagcccctatacAAGAGGATGAATGTAAGTTATATGCAAACACATAGCCATTTTATATGACAGACCTGAGCATCCACAGATTGTggtatgggtgggtgggtgagggtGTCTTGAACCCAATTTCCCTGCAAATACTGAGGAACAACTGTATCACACTGAAGCCTCTAGTAGGGAAGAAGTAAATTTTAATCACCATTGCTAAAAACGTAATTTGTTATTACTGTCGCTaaggctaagtcatgtcttactcttttgcaaccccatggactgtagcctgccaggctcctctgtccatgggatttcccaggcaagaatactggagtgggctgccatttccttcttcagggatcttccttctccagggatcgaacccatgtctcctgcgttggcagatagattctttaccactgagccaccagggaagccccttatccaACAGACCCTATACTAAATCTGGCCAGGATCAATCAGGTTTCTTTCAGTGATCTGTGCAGATAATAACAGAGTCCACCACTTCCTCCCGTCTAAAGTATCTTTAttgaaatgctttcattttcacaataaaatTACAAGTGTTCATAGCTCAATTTTATAATCCTTGCAAATCATCTGACATTAATTAAAAGATGAAATCACTTAGCTGACTCTAATTctgatgggagggagggaggaaaaggatgAGGAGAAATATACTAGATCTTGAGGCAGCGCTGTCAGACTCAAAAAGTTTTGAACACTTCAGTTTGGGTCTCATGGATAGATTTAAATACATGGAAACTCCACATTAACAGAATTTCAAAAAACACTGGTGCTTATGTAGGTCAGCCCAGTCCCTTGGGCAAATTAATGTTCTATTTCTGGCAGTGAGAGTGGAGAAAGGTGGGATTATTAAAGGACTGCATTGAGGACTTTTTCAGTTGAATATGTGGTCAGTTCTTAACAGTAcaagtgtcactgtttccctttgtGCCTCAATCATTATAGACAGcctggaaaatattttcattaactttGCAAAACTTCGAATTTTGACAGACTGTTTTGGACTCAATTATGATTCAAGAGATGCCAgtgtgatccctggattgggaaaatcccctggaggaggaaatggcaacccccttcattattcttgcctgggaaatcccacagatagagaagtctggaaggctacagtccatggaacggcaaagagttggacatgcctgagtgactgagcatgcctgCATGGCAGATAGCAATGGACAGGACAGGACCTAACTGCCACTTAACAGATGTTGATACACTGCCAACCCGGGGCCTTCCTTTTTACCTTCTGATTTGGGGACCCACTGTGTATGGAAGAGCAGTGTTCTCTACTTTGCACACTCTCTCCTCCAGTGTTGGTTGAGAAAAAATAATCTGGTCTTTCTTCACTTTTTCATATTCTAACACTATAATCTTCAATGCTCTCAGTGAAAACCTTGATGATGCAGCCAATAAAAATGATCCGTTCTCATTTCTGTATCAGTAGTTTCATCAGAGAGAAAATGCCAGCTTTCTATTCAAATGGAATCCTGTGCCCATATAATAAGGAACAGTTAATCTAAGAAAATTGACTACAAGTCAGGCCTCAAATACACTTCACACTGTTCAGAAACCACATTGGTTTCCAAGCAAAGATGTAAGACAATAATGGTGTACACTAGTTTCTAACTGCACAAATCcacttacaaaataaaataagctcTGCTATTTCAAGAAGGATGGGAAAATAGGATGAATTAACAGAATAGGATGGTATTAACAAAATTCCAtttttcagaaaaagagaaaagcagataCTGAGTAAAAAATTAGATGCAAAGGctctattaataaaaaaaaaattcttttaaaagcgGAGCAGCAGAGAGTGCAAAGAAAGTCATAAGCCTTATCACAAGTCCCCATAAAGAAGGGGCTCTAACAGGAAGTGGAGCCTACAGTGAAGGAGCCAGAGATAGGACATGAAGGCTGACACTGCTTGAGAATTTCATGGTTTGAGAGACAGCAGTTCATGTGGGTATCCCTTGGAATACGCAAAAAGCAAAATTGAACatcaaacacacatatacaagtGCAGGCAAATAAAATGGGGACAGCAAAAGGGATCGTGGAATGATGTTTATATACGAAAACAGTGCAGGAACTACCTGTTAATGGTCACCTTCGAGATGCCTTTATCAGGtgatcttatttaaatatttacaataatCCTAGGAGGTAgtatgtggcttccctggtggctcagacggtaaacaatctgcctgcaatgcaggagacccgggttcgatccctagttgagaagatcccctggtagagggcctggcaacccaacccactccagtattcctgagttaatcccatggacagatgagcctggcgggctacaatccatggggtcgcaaagagtcggacataactgaagcgacttagcactcacgcagCACGAGGTAGCAATCTTGTTTTacggggttaaaaaaaaaaaaaaaaaaaaagcagtctcaAAGATGtttaaatgacttgtccaagcCTACACCAGGGCTATAAAGTGTCAGAGCCGGCAACAGAAAGGAGGGAAAGGATAACTCCAAGACACTTTTCCCCTCTATTACTTGCGGGCATTTTTACCTGCGTGCTCCCTGCTGCAAAACAGGTAAATACGCCCACGGTCTCCGGACACCGGCATCACCGGCTCCAGGACTAAACGGGGGCAGCTCTGATTAAAGCACATGTTCCTTCACGGGGTAGGTATTTAACACGCTCCTGCTGCAGCGCAAGGTACAAGGAGGGATGGAGCGGTGACCAAACATCGGAAGCCACTGTCCACAAGAAGCTCAGTCTGGGGCGCTTCGGCGGCGATCCCCTCACTGGATGCGGCGCGCGGGGTGGGCGGGGCGCGCGAGACCAGCGCAGGAGAAGGGATGCGGGGAACCGGCGCGGAGGGAGCGTGGTGCAGGGACCAGCCGTGACGAGCTCGCGCGAGAAAGGTCGCGGGGACTGGGCGCGGGAGAGGGCGCGAGATGAGCGCTCCGGGGAAAGCACTCGAGGCGGGAAACGGGCGGCGCGCGGGGTCTGGTGCGGGAGGGACCAGGCGCGCGCCGGGCTGACGTGTGGCCGCAACGCCGTGCGCGCGACAAACTACGCAGGAACGGAGAGACGACTCTCAAAGGATGGAGCCATCAGCTCTGGGGCCCTGGAGGGCCCTTTGGGAGGATGTCCAAAGATGCCGATCGGGGCAGGAAGTGGACCTGAAGTCCTCGTGGGCCCAGCCCCGCCCCAGGGCCTTGGCTCTGGGGAACAGAGGCAAGGTAAAGGGGGCGAAACGGGCACTCACTGTCCATGGTCTCCCTCACCGCATTCAGATTCGCTGCCGCTGCCGCCGACCCGGCGCCACTGCTGCTAGCCATGGCGGAGGCCGAAGGAGGCGGGCGAAGGGCCTGACCCGGAACTGGAGCgccttcctttctcctgggcaATCACACCGCGCGTTCCCGGCTCACGCCGGGCAGGCTCCGCCCCTCGCGCTGATCGCCAGCGTGAGGCTGCGTTGATTTGAATTTGGAGCCGCGATACTCTGGGCGGAACGCGAAGCGAGGAGTTGCCATTCGAATTTACTACGCGGCCTCGCGGAGATTGGCTGGTTCGCGGACAGCGGTACGACGCGATTGGCCAGTCGCGTACAAGGCCCGTGCCCTGGTTGGCCTGAGACAGCGCGGAAGCGGAGAGTTAAAGAGTCTGTGCCTGTCGTGGGAGCTTACCCGGCACCGTCGGGAGCGCCCTGGAGCCACTTTAGGGGGGCTTCCTTTTTATACACACAACTAGGTATGTTCTTTGTGGTTCCTGGCCTTTCCTCCTGTCGAGTTGGAGAACTCCGTTTGCCCTGCTCTGGACCAGCTGCACGCTCGCCTCGGGATGAATGAGAGCTGCCGGGGAGTGGGTGCGGAAGAGGGGGGCCCAGGAAAGAGTGATCGAGTAGGGATGGGAATGACACCGGCGTCAGTGTCCTCCTTTGCCCGTCACCCGAGGAGGTTAGCTACACATAGCCTTCCGTGGAGTGGgttcttttctctagttgtaatcccccccccccccccaacggGAAATAATGTAGTCTCGCTTCCATCGTGGGAAGGTGGGGGTCTTAGCCTTTGGCTAAGGGTGTTTGAGAAGAGGCAACCCAAAGCGGTTAATTTCGTACCTCTAATCAGTGATTTCTTTTCTCATGGGGGCTAAAGTGCAAGACAGGCACCTATGCACAAAGAGACCAGAGATTTCCTCGTCTcttatttgctgctgctgttgttcagtcgctcaggcttGTCAGATCCTTTGggacccccgtggactgcagcacgtcaggcttccctgtctttcatcatctctggggtttactcaaactcctgtccattgagttggtgatgctgtaaATAACTGTTTAGTAACTGCAGTTTGTTGGGTAATTGCTGGGCTGTTGGAATTATGTACAAAGTGTTTGTTTACAGACTTGAGATAATGAATAAAAAGCTGTAGGTCTACTGTTCTTTAGCAGGAAAAGGTTTTGTGCCTATTAGAACGTTTAGTTGTCCCGAAGGGGGACCTCAACTCATTCACATTCGGTTGAGTGCTACTTACAAACCAGTTGACTTCTCTGAGCTTGTTAATTCTCCTGCAAAATTCTGTCACTAATACTTTACCCTTCTAGCTTTCAAGATTATTTAGAGCATCACACTTGTGTAAACTACAAAACAGCCCCAGGAGCTTGGTTTTGAGTTAATTCTTtttgtgacatgtatgtttggtaatggggcttccctggtgattcagctgtaaagaatccgcctaccaatggcAAGAGTCGCGAATTCGATCCCTAGAtgggggagatcctctggagaaggaaatggcaacccactccagcattcttgcctggaaaatcccatgaacagaggagcctggtaggctgtactccgtggggttgcaaaaaagtcggACTCcacttggagactaaacaacaaccacctttGTTGAATACATTTTAGTTGTCAAAATGAATGTCTGTGGAACTTTGTacttttattatatatacttatgatttctttttagtttttcctctGTGCTATGGGAGATGTCAAAGAATCAAAAATGCAAATAACACCTGAAACTCCAGGAAGGATTCCTGTTTTAAATCCTTTTGAAAGTCCTGGTGATTATTCTAATCTCCATGAACAAACTGTCTCCAGTCCTTCTGTTTTTAAATCGACAAAATTACCAGTAAGTTAGACTCGACTACTTTTTCTAAATAACTTTAAATGTCAATCTTTCTTTACAAGTGGTAAACTGGAGTGCACTTTTTAATTCTAATGGTGATTGGTTATTATAATATAGTGACTGGGCTAAAAATGACTTATACTCGTTATACTAATATTATATATACTAGTTATACTgatattcttttggatttttgccAGCCATTCTTAGCTTTCAACTTGTTTTTTTTAgttagtatttcttttttattcagtaGTTAGCAAGTTTCTCACAGCCGTGGGTGCCGCTTATGCTGATGGTCTAAGGACTAATACCATAATAGAGAAGAAACTATTTCATCTAATTATTTTCAGGTATTCAGCAAATTTTGTTTGAATGCTATGTGTCAGGTACAGTTCTTGACTACAGAGGTTACATCTTGAACAAGTCATAAAACAGTAATTCTCAGAGAGCTTGTACTCTGtagcaggggtcagcaaactttttctgttaagggccagatagtaaatattttaggctttgcagatcATCTGGTTGCTGTTACAATTACTCACCTCTGCCTTGTATTATAGAAGCAACCATTGGTAGTATGTTAACAGTAAATGTGGCTGTGTTGCAGTAAagctttatttatggacactgacaTTTGAATTTCATTTATAATCTTCACATGTGAAATGCTaatattattttggatttttgtcACCGATTCTTAGCTTGCAGATTGTTTGAAAAGAAGTCAACCTGTACTCTAATTAGATAGGCAAGACTAGACTGGCAACCTCAAGAGAGTATGTTATGTGCTATAACAGAAGGCTGATATGGAGGGGAATAGTCTCTTTAATAGATTAGGGAAGGCTTCCTCTCTTTAGCTTCTTTTTACTGTTATTGACTACAATGGAAAAGTTCTTTGAAGTCTGATCTTCTGACTTAGCAAATTATCTAGAAAACTGCAAACTGTGTCCTTTTGTTGCTAGCTACACCTGCATATCTACGTAAAGCTAGTTATGCACTAGAGGAAAGTTTTACAGTTATACACtttatattgaatcattatgtgaCCTCATGATTTTAAATTGAATGGTATtcaattttagttaattttaataaaaataacaaaatgactGCAACTTAATCCTCAAAGCAAGAGTGCATGACGGACATCTTGGATTTTTAAgtctgatttttcaaaaatatattccaaatttACAAATTAGAATTTGGTTTACAAATTCTAATTGTagaattacaaaaataaacttttggtTTATTGGATAGTTGAATACAGAAAAGCAGCACTGGTTACCACTCAATtatttattgcatattttatGAGCTTTTGCAAATATGAGCTTTTTGTAGTTAGGACTTTGTATAATTTCAATTCATTCCTGGTGAAAATAAAGGCTTTTGATAACTCTAAgggatttttagttttatttgggTGTATTGCATCACTGTTGAGAGTTATTTGTGGAATTTCTATATCTTTAATATGATGCgatttttctattattatgtAATTTCAGCAGTCACCCAGATGGAATGTCAAGTCAATTGATTTAGTGTTATCTGCTTACCATTTGCCTTTTAATTTAGTGGTAAAGTCAAATATCTGtaagatatttttatattataaccGTTCACATTGTTTTTGAAGCTGACATTTGAAGTTAGCATTTTGATGCACTGTTATATGCTTTTGCTCATAAGATCACTTTCTTTTGTTAAGACTCCAGGGGAATTTAGATGGTCTATTGATCAACTAGCTGTAATAAATCCTGTAGAGATAGACCCAGAGGACGTTCATCGTCAAGCTTTATACCTAAGTCGCTCTCGGtaagttttcctttcttgttcttAAGTGTAATAACATGTCTTATCAGTCCAAGGTGATGAAtaattcttttccctttaattttagaatttaatcACCCAAAGATGTACACGTGTTGAGGTGCTCTTGCAAATATTTGTCTGACTGTTGTACACCTTCTTCTCTTGACTTGGTAGCTTGATGACGATCCCCTTGTAATTAATCCTCATCCAAAGTGCTCAAGAAAGGGACTAGAATGGGGATAGAGTGTAAATGGATTTTACTTAACGCTGGATACCTTTGATAGGgaaagtgaaaaatatcaaaaagcgcatgtgtcacaaatgagatgaattTTTTGTGTTATGCAAACCATATGTCTTATTTTGCCTCCTCTCTTCAGTATGTTGAAACGTGAACAGCCAAGAGAAATTTATTGAGCGCTGTAGGGGACCCCGAAGCAGTACAGGAGGTTATTCCTGCCCTTTAGACTCAACAAGTTGTGAAACAACATTTGTATGCTAGTAAACTAGGTGTCATCTGAGCAGGTTTATGAAAAGACTTGGTGTATTTCAGTAAATAGACCTTTAACATAGAAGAGGGGACAAGACCCTGATTTTAATTTAACTCATGTAATTCAGTAAATGGTTATGGTTTCTACCGAGGATAGTGAGTATACCCTTAAAACATGTTGATTCATTCTTAGAAATAAGCATAGGCTTCCAGTGCCTCTTCCTCACTAACCCAAGTTCCCTATTTCAGAGCTTCCCACCTTTTTCATGCCATGCTATATATGAGAACTGCAAGTTCTCTAAAAGTGAGAACTGCAAGGTATCCTGGTGTAAACAGATGAGTCTGTCCACATTGGAGGTGAACAGTCCCGAAACCCCTTCCCTGCCTCGCCCGCCAAGGGTCCCTTCAGGGCACACCAGTCATAGTGAACAGTGTGTGCGTCATGCTGGTGTTCTGTGGTGTACGGGTGAGGACGCCCTGCCCTGTATGACTTCTCAGACCCTTCCGTCATCTATCTCTACAATATTTGGCCAAAATGATTTTCACTGCTTCCAGCCATCACCTGAATATCCCAGGTTGTTGAAGTCCTCTGATGAAGCAGCAGTAGGTTTCTCAATTAAGTATTGCTAGATCAGAGCTTACTAATATTGTACGCTGTTTATACGCACTGAGATCTCTGTGATGTCCACAATAAGAGGAAGAGCCCTGAGTTAAAAGTCTCGTAGTGGCTGTTCAAAACTTAgtctattttctcacaattcGTTTATTTATAAATCcacttgattttaatttttaatacatgTACATTATTATAAGCTTTGTTAAGGTACAAattagataaaaaaaaatttggacaGAAAAAGGTGTCTTATGGAGTTATTCATGGTAGCAAATACTCTCTCTGGGGAAAGATTAGGGAAGTGGTCCTTCAAGGCTAACTGCTGAGTCCTTGGCAAGTATATGCCTTGTCCTTGAGACCTGACAATATTAAATCTTATAAGTAATAAATTTGTGGTGCTATAATTGCATATTCTATCAAAGTGGGAAAAAAGAATTCGTTTGgacaaaattttatatttcacattttatagTGTTGATATTTAATTTCATAATTAATAATTTTGCCTATTTATTTAGAACGGTAAGGATGAtagtctttttttcatttatgtcaaAAGTAAGAATTGATTCCAGAATTACAACTATGATAAGCTTGCTATAATAGAAGAAAAGGGATTTGGACAGTTTTTGGATTTCTGTGGAATGACATACTTCTTAAATTGTGATTAAAGGGCACAGTTTATTCAAAttactttatttctgttgttaatagtaatttaaaaattgtatccaTGTAAGCCTTTTACTAGAAAATATTCCATTCAAACTGTGAATGGAAAAGGGGGGGCAGGTAAGCCTAATAGCACAAGGCTGACTCTCCAAATACTGTCATTTACAAAATGTGATAAGAtcccaatttttcttttaaaatgagctTAACATTTGCCACTTTCTAACATGGAAGAAAACTATTTCTTTGAaaggttattattttaaatgttcagtCTGCTGAAGTAATGGTATGGTTATTTTTCTATCTCTGCAtagaatagataaagatgtggaaGACAAAAGACAAAAAGCCATTGAAGAGGTAACTTGACACGATTACTGATGGTGAAGCCAGTTAAGCATCAATTCTGCATGCACAGCACCTCTAAGAGAGGAAGAGTTCCTTCACATCCTTTCCTGTCTCAACTTCCCCAAGCCTGTCCGTTCCCAGTATCCCTCGGAGCTCCCTTAAGACTAGTGTTTTTGAGCTGATCCAGCGCCTTTCATTGTAACAATCGGTTTAATGCTTTTCTCCCCCAAGACTGAATTCTTTTCTGGTCAAAGttcatctttttcttctcagGACCTAGCATAATTTGTCTTCTTGTGCCTTTGATGAACACGAACCATTGTTTCAAATTGGAGTAGAGAAAGCTGGATATTTTCAAGCCTTGAAAATCTAGCCTGGCCTCAGGAATGGTTTTATCTTTTGTTCTTGTTAATTCTTTAGATTTTTAAGACATTGAATATATTTCATGAAATACAGTATACTGCTAAATAGAAAAAGTATATCACAAAggtagggttttttgtttttttataaagcTAATAAACTAAGCATTTcactttttgctttccttttttgctaAAATTCTTTAGAATGTAAAGGTTGTCTGTCTtagttatttttcagaaaatcttCAGGCCATGGCAGCGGTTTTTTGTCCTTCCTTTTTCCCCTTACTAGTCTTCCTCTGACCTCTTCTATTTGCTAGCTATGCTTGGTTCTTCTGCAGCCCAAAAGACTTGAGCTGTGGCATGTTCAGAGATTCAGTGAGCGCCCACATTTCAGATATAGCCTGTTTCTTAGGAAACAGTTTCATAAGCTTTACTCCTGCTAAA encodes:
- the MZT1 gene encoding mitotic-spindle organizing protein 1; translated protein: MASSSGAGSAAAAANLNAVRETMDILLEISRILNTGLDMETLSICVRLCEQGINPEALSSVIKELRKATEALKAAENMTS